Proteins found in one Synergistes jonesii genomic segment:
- a CDS encoding ribonuclease H-like domain-containing protein, whose product MARPLRNGAEKFSRLEGLLPKGGDGVKREDDLPKELGVGGLPEGEWVARGVYRMERVFEYGRYYGRRQLTSPCASGKILRCWGGDGTPVFLDTETTGLSGGTGTYAFLVGVGVCREDSLHVVQLFLAGPAWEKNWLSALEAELPESCGLVTYNGRAFDLPLLRTRYTLARAVPSWDGAPHMDLLALARHFYKNRLESCSLSSIEKNILGLARSGEDVPGREIPWMYAQFLRSRDARPLRGVFYHNTLDIVSLAALQLHIAELAQGKCACAEDMVLAGDLWQAKGFYENARAFWRAALSFKKEGGCALRRLAEAEKAAGNFRAAHEYYEESLAGERRPVASLEALAKIEEHKFRDCAAALAHATEALRWLDSHRIFRDARWEEERRNLLHRIERLKRKLRARPETDGE is encoded by the coding sequence ATGGCTCGCCCGCTGAGGAACGGCGCTGAAAAATTCAGCCGGCTGGAAGGCCTGCTGCCTAAGGGAGGGGACGGAGTAAAGCGGGAGGACGATCTGCCGAAGGAGCTCGGCGTCGGCGGACTGCCGGAGGGCGAATGGGTCGCGCGCGGCGTCTACAGGATGGAGCGCGTCTTCGAATACGGCAGATATTACGGAAGAAGGCAGCTGACGTCGCCCTGCGCGAGCGGGAAGATACTGCGCTGCTGGGGCGGCGACGGCACGCCGGTCTTTCTCGACACGGAGACGACGGGGCTCTCCGGAGGTACGGGGACCTACGCCTTCCTCGTAGGCGTCGGCGTCTGCCGCGAAGATTCGCTGCACGTCGTTCAGCTCTTCCTCGCCGGGCCGGCGTGGGAAAAAAATTGGCTTTCCGCGCTCGAAGCGGAGCTGCCGGAGAGCTGCGGGCTCGTCACCTACAACGGGCGAGCCTTCGACCTTCCGCTGCTGCGCACGCGCTACACGCTCGCGCGCGCCGTGCCGTCGTGGGACGGCGCGCCGCATATGGACCTGCTGGCGCTCGCGCGGCACTTTTATAAAAACAGGCTCGAATCCTGTTCGCTTTCGTCGATAGAAAAAAATATCCTGGGGCTCGCGCGCAGCGGCGAGGACGTGCCGGGGCGCGAGATACCGTGGATGTACGCGCAGTTCCTCCGCAGCCGGGACGCGCGCCCGCTGCGCGGCGTCTTCTATCACAACACGCTCGACATAGTCTCGCTCGCCGCGCTGCAGCTGCACATCGCGGAGCTCGCGCAGGGAAAATGCGCCTGCGCCGAAGATATGGTGCTCGCGGGCGACCTTTGGCAGGCGAAGGGCTTTTATGAAAACGCGCGCGCTTTTTGGCGCGCCGCGCTGAGCTTCAAAAAGGAGGGCGGCTGCGCGCTGCGGCGCCTGGCCGAAGCCGAAAAAGCGGCGGGAAACTTCCGCGCTGCTCACGAATATTATGAAGAATCCCTCGCGGGCGAGCGCCGCCCGGTAGCATCGCTCGAAGCGCTGGCCAAGATAGAGGAGCACAAATTCCGCGACTGCGCAGCGGCTCTCGCGCACGCGACGGAGGCGCTGCGCTGGCTCGACAGCCACAGGATATTCAGGGACGCGCGCTGGGAAGAGGAGAGAAGAAATTTACTGCACAGGATAGAGAGGCTCAAAAGAAAGCTGCGCGCCCGGCCGGAAACGGACGGCGAATAA
- a CDS encoding energy transducer TonB produces MSALSDEKKRWCAALLISFAIHGALIFALNGAQKKEEKRPEPVMNVRLVFAPEPPLRKSGGAPKAETNAKAAPQPKKAEIKKQPRAEALKKSVKAAPVKEIKEISDKPAESVEESAPTTEGYSGAQESGAAESSAAGAGGAGSGGFGGGTGYGSGGVADVSALTVIHKVIPDYPAFSRKRREEGTVTIIASLADGAVTAAEVEKGSGFERLDMAALRAVKGWRFAHDGKIRVRIPFAFKIK; encoded by the coding sequence ATGAGCGCCCTTTCCGACGAAAAAAAGAGATGGTGCGCGGCGCTTTTGATCTCGTTCGCGATACACGGAGCGCTGATTTTTGCGCTGAACGGCGCGCAGAAAAAAGAAGAAAAAAGGCCCGAACCGGTGATGAACGTCAGGCTCGTCTTCGCCCCCGAACCGCCGCTGCGGAAAAGCGGAGGCGCGCCTAAAGCCGAAACGAACGCTAAAGCCGCGCCGCAACCTAAAAAAGCCGAGATAAAAAAGCAGCCGCGGGCCGAAGCGCTGAAAAAAAGCGTCAAGGCCGCGCCCGTCAAAGAAATAAAGGAAATATCGGATAAGCCGGCCGAAAGCGTAGAAGAAAGCGCGCCGACGACCGAAGGATATTCCGGTGCGCAGGAGAGCGGCGCCGCCGAAAGCTCCGCAGCGGGGGCCGGCGGCGCGGGAAGCGGCGGCTTCGGTGGCGGCACGGGCTACGGCTCAGGCGGCGTAGCAGACGTCAGCGCGCTGACAGTGATTCATAAGGTCATTCCAGACTATCCCGCCTTCTCGCGCAAACGCCGCGAGGAAGGCACAGTGACGATAATAGCGTCGCTCGCAGACGGCGCCGTGACCGCCGCCGAGGTGGAGAAGGGCAGCGGCTTCGAGCGCCTCGACATGGCCGCGCTGCGCGCGGTAAAGGGCTGGCGCTTCGCGCACGACGGAAAGATCCGCGTAAGAATACCTTTTGCATTCAAAATAAAATAA
- a CDS encoding ExbD/TolR family protein encodes MARRNRRPAEIDITPLIDVLFMLIIFFVLTASFAQGRLEVQLPSGEGRSGGMEGAVLLTVDRGGKIYWRDRLVTKEELRALASESKGREVLVAGDKDVPYGAVAEVLSILRGRGVSNAGLMLSGERVR; translated from the coding sequence ATGGCGCGCAGAAATAGGCGTCCGGCGGAGATAGACATCACTCCGCTGATAGACGTCCTCTTTATGCTGATAATATTCTTCGTACTCACCGCCTCCTTCGCGCAGGGCCGGCTCGAAGTCCAGCTTCCCTCCGGCGAAGGAAGGTCCGGCGGCATGGAGGGCGCCGTGCTGCTGACCGTCGACAGGGGGGGAAAAATATACTGGAGGGACAGGCTCGTCACGAAAGAGGAACTTCGCGCCCTCGCTTCCGAATCGAAGGGGCGCGAGGTGCTCGTCGCGGGAGATAAGGACGTCCCATACGGCGCCGTCGCCGAGGTCCTGTCGATTTTGCGCGGACGCGGCGTTTCGAACGCCGGGCTCATGCTCTCGGGAGAAAGAGTGCGATGA
- a CDS encoding MotA/TolQ/ExbB proton channel family protein: MLEYMDQGGSIMWIIAALSLAALAAAAERLIFFHKASVDVEKLEGDFGKAISCGDAEGAWRVAKANDGSANRLFVAALAHWGIGAEDMKLLMEQQVRREIYRWEKNLFVLEMIGKIAPLLGLLGTVLGMVAMFRSLHFGGQVNAAMVTGGIWKALFTTVAGLAVAIPTIMVYGFLNAKIDSEEETLKRSADFIVREHIASGGGKDGAQK, translated from the coding sequence ATGCTTGAGTACATGGATCAGGGCGGAAGCATAATGTGGATCATAGCGGCGCTCTCCCTCGCCGCGCTCGCCGCGGCGGCCGAAAGGCTGATCTTCTTTCATAAGGCGTCCGTCGACGTAGAGAAGCTTGAGGGCGACTTCGGCAAAGCCATCTCCTGCGGCGACGCCGAAGGAGCGTGGCGCGTCGCTAAGGCGAACGACGGCTCCGCGAACCGCCTCTTCGTGGCGGCGCTCGCACACTGGGGGATCGGCGCCGAGGACATGAAGCTGCTGATGGAACAGCAGGTGCGCCGCGAGATCTACCGCTGGGAGAAAAACCTCTTCGTGCTCGAGATGATAGGCAAGATAGCGCCGCTGCTCGGGCTTCTGGGGACGGTTTTGGGCATGGTCGCGATGTTCCGCTCCCTTCACTTCGGGGGACAGGTGAACGCCGCGATGGTGACGGGAGGTATCTGGAAGGCGCTCTTTACCACCGTCGCCGGCCTCGCCGTGGCGATTCCGACGATAATGGTCTACGGCTTCCTGAACGCCAAAATCGACAGTGAAGAGGAGACGCTCAAAAGAAGCGCAGACTTCATAGTGCGGGAACACATAGCCTCGGGCGGCGGAAAAGATGGCGCGCAGAAATAG
- the cbiR gene encoding cobamide remodeling phosphodiesterase CbiR: protein MPRLRFPNLKLGGTSWVVPGSFADNMRELSRDVDSMQFVLFDNRFGSNIPSKEEIHELSRLQDDLGMGCTVHFPHDICLSPDEAERVRCEDSCLRIMELFDELDPFAYILHLDGEQYGRYPSADMERWTEMSGKSLSRLAANARDGGKICAETLDYDIRLAYPVVKENGLSICIDVGHLVRYKHPVLEQAEMYLRDAPVLHIHGVTPEGADHRSMEFFDAALFGELMKKLTSDERERVMTIEVFEDDYGKSLDAIKKLRGNKNA, encoded by the coding sequence GTGCCGAGGCTGCGCTTCCCCAATCTGAAGCTCGGCGGCACCTCCTGGGTCGTCCCCGGAAGCTTCGCCGACAACATGCGCGAGCTTTCGCGCGACGTCGACAGCATGCAGTTCGTGCTCTTCGACAACAGATTCGGATCGAACATCCCCTCGAAAGAGGAGATCCACGAGCTTTCGCGGCTGCAGGACGATCTCGGCATGGGCTGCACGGTGCATTTCCCCCACGACATCTGCCTCTCGCCGGATGAGGCGGAGCGCGTGAGGTGCGAGGACTCCTGCCTGCGCATAATGGAGCTTTTCGACGAGCTCGACCCCTTCGCGTACATACTGCACCTTGACGGGGAACAATACGGCAGATACCCGAGCGCCGATATGGAACGCTGGACGGAAATGAGCGGCAAGTCTCTCTCCCGCCTCGCGGCGAACGCGCGCGACGGCGGAAAAATCTGCGCCGAGACCCTTGACTACGATATCCGCCTCGCGTACCCTGTCGTGAAGGAAAACGGCCTGTCGATCTGCATAGACGTCGGCCATCTGGTGCGTTACAAGCATCCTGTGCTCGAACAGGCGGAGATGTATCTGCGCGACGCGCCGGTACTCCACATCCACGGCGTGACGCCGGAGGGCGCGGACCATCGGAGCATGGAATTTTTTGATGCGGCGCTCTTCGGCGAGCTGATGAAAAAGCTGACCTCGGATGAGCGCGAAAGGGTCATGACGATCGAGGTATTCGAGGACGATTACGGAAAATCGCTCGATGCGATAAAAAAATTACGGGGGAATAAAAATGCTTGA
- a CDS encoding FecCD family ABC transporter permease translates to MNKKIVLLFIISGLIIIAAPFVGAHMLSPSDILGEGGSARILWDLRLPRVTLGWISGATLAVCGLIFQALFRNPLASPDMLGVSMGAAFGAVLYIRLGIAISVFGVIQGISLAAFGGAFLAIMALYAAGNIRRGGLSLSSLLLAGVALNFLFGSVNMIIQYSGGYTDTFRMMRWTMGGLQTVGFAPALASLPGLLIILLVGWLTGPQLDLFICGEELAQSRGVSVAALRRLLFLTVSFVVGISVALCGPIGFVGLMCPHICRHISGGGHRELTVVCALFGGAFLVACDVASRTFWAPAELPVGIITSCLGSLFFLYLLVNGER, encoded by the coding sequence ATGAATAAGAAAATCGTCCTTCTCTTTATAATTTCCGGGCTTATCATAATCGCCGCACCGTTCGTCGGCGCGCACATGCTCTCCCCCTCCGATATATTGGGCGAAGGCGGCAGCGCGAGGATATTATGGGACCTGCGCCTGCCGCGCGTGACTCTCGGCTGGATCTCCGGCGCTACTCTCGCGGTCTGCGGGCTGATATTCCAGGCGCTTTTCAGGAATCCGCTGGCCTCGCCGGACATGCTCGGCGTTTCGATGGGCGCCGCCTTCGGCGCGGTGCTCTACATCCGCCTCGGGATCGCGATATCCGTCTTCGGCGTGATTCAGGGCATTTCCCTTGCCGCCTTCGGCGGCGCGTTCCTTGCGATAATGGCGCTCTACGCGGCCGGGAACATAAGGCGCGGCGGGCTTTCGCTTTCGTCGCTGCTGCTCGCCGGCGTCGCGCTGAACTTCCTCTTCGGCAGCGTCAACATGATAATACAGTACAGCGGCGGCTACACCGACACCTTCCGCATGATGCGCTGGACGATGGGAGGGCTTCAGACCGTCGGCTTCGCGCCGGCGCTGGCGTCGCTGCCCGGGCTCCTGATAATACTGCTTGTCGGCTGGCTCACAGGGCCGCAGCTCGACCTGTTCATATGCGGCGAGGAGCTCGCGCAGAGCCGCGGCGTCTCGGTCGCCGCGCTGCGGCGGCTGCTCTTCCTGACGGTCTCCTTCGTCGTGGGGATAAGCGTCGCGCTCTGCGGACCGATCGGCTTCGTCGGCCTTATGTGCCCGCATATCTGCCGGCATATATCGGGCGGCGGCCATCGTGAGCTGACGGTCGTCTGCGCGCTCTTCGGCGGGGCCTTCCTCGTCGCCTGCGACGTAGCGTCGCGCACCTTCTGGGCCCCGGCCGAGCTGCCTGTCGGCATAATCACCTCCTGTCTCGGCTCGCTTTTCTTCCTCTACCTGCTTGTCAACGGAGAAAGATAG
- a CDS encoding ABC transporter ATP-binding protein, which yields MIGILEVRDLSYSAGGKEILSHVSFSVKRGGFLTVIGPNGAGKSTLLKCAGGLLPYNGEVRIDGRSVRDMNERERAKRVAWLHQNGAGRMPFTVRRFAAMSRYPWRPVLAGESEADRKIVAGALARAGVEELAERSLLTLSGGERQRALLAAALAQGTDILFLDEPTSFLDYRQQVEMMALIERINAEGMMVLMVTHDINHALHASGEILAIKEGKAVWHGETDELLSTSALSEIFETEFKFFSVGGQRRPYAAPAGFVS from the coding sequence GTGATAGGGATTTTAGAGGTTCGGGATCTGTCGTATTCGGCGGGAGGAAAGGAGATTCTTTCGCATGTCTCCTTCAGCGTGAAGCGAGGCGGCTTCCTTACGGTGATCGGTCCGAACGGCGCGGGCAAGAGCACGCTGCTCAAATGCGCCGGCGGGCTGCTGCCGTACAACGGAGAGGTGCGGATCGACGGCAGGAGCGTCAGGGATATGAACGAACGCGAGCGCGCGAAGCGCGTCGCGTGGCTGCACCAGAACGGCGCAGGCAGGATGCCCTTCACTGTGCGCCGCTTCGCCGCGATGTCGCGCTATCCGTGGCGTCCAGTGCTTGCCGGCGAATCGGAGGCGGATCGGAAAATCGTCGCCGGAGCCCTTGCCCGCGCCGGCGTCGAAGAGCTGGCCGAACGCAGCCTTCTGACTCTTTCCGGAGGTGAGCGGCAGCGCGCGCTGCTCGCCGCGGCGCTCGCCCAGGGTACGGACATCTTGTTCCTCGACGAGCCGACGAGCTTTCTCGACTATCGCCAGCAGGTCGAGATGATGGCCCTCATCGAACGGATAAACGCCGAGGGGATGATGGTGTTGATGGTGACGCACGACATAAACCACGCGCTGCACGCCAGCGGGGAGATCCTCGCGATCAAGGAGGGGAAAGCTGTGTGGCACGGCGAGACCGACGAGCTGCTTTCCACATCGGCTCTTTCTGAGATATTCGAGACGGAGTTCAAATTTTTCAGCGTCGGCGGACAGAGACGTCCGTACGCCGCGCCGGCGGGGTTCGTATCGTGA
- a CDS encoding ABC transporter substrate-binding protein produces MKFLPRLFLLILMMFVSAHAASAQPKRIVSLTPVGTEILFALGQGENIAGVTNFCDYPPEALKKPKIGGYSEVNFEALLLQETDLLVLQDMHRQFCSDLERLKIPYVIVKQESIEDIYEALSKLGKMCGAERKASEITARMKRGIKAIEEKVRGLPAPTVLLCVSRELSEKNISIFYAAGARTFYNEIIERAGGKNALLREKSGAAYPKISQEGLIAVDPEIIIDLVGERSFYHSMERIDLDEVFSQRYLVGQWLSGAAVRAVRNRRVTVLDGTVYLRPGPRLPVILEAFAKAIHPEVKW; encoded by the coding sequence TTGAAATTTTTGCCGCGTCTCTTTCTTCTGATTCTTATGATGTTCGTGTCTGCGCACGCAGCGTCTGCGCAGCCAAAGAGAATCGTCTCCCTCACGCCTGTCGGCACTGAGATATTGTTCGCGCTCGGCCAGGGAGAGAATATCGCCGGGGTGACGAACTTCTGCGATTATCCGCCGGAAGCGCTGAAAAAGCCGAAGATAGGCGGCTATTCCGAAGTGAATTTCGAAGCGCTGCTGCTGCAAGAGACCGACCTTCTGGTCCTCCAGGACATGCACAGGCAGTTCTGCAGCGACTTGGAGAGGCTGAAGATTCCCTATGTGATAGTCAAACAGGAAAGCATAGAGGATATCTACGAAGCCCTTTCGAAGCTCGGAAAGATGTGCGGCGCCGAAAGAAAAGCGTCCGAGATAACGGCGCGCATGAAGCGCGGGATAAAAGCAATAGAGGAAAAAGTGCGCGGCCTTCCCGCTCCGACGGTCCTGCTCTGCGTCTCGCGCGAACTTTCCGAGAAGAATATCTCTATCTTCTACGCGGCCGGCGCCAGGACTTTTTATAACGAGATCATCGAACGCGCGGGAGGTAAGAACGCGCTTCTGCGCGAAAAGAGCGGCGCGGCGTACCCGAAAATATCGCAGGAGGGGCTCATAGCGGTCGACCCGGAGATAATCATCGACCTCGTAGGAGAGCGCAGCTTTTATCATTCTATGGAGCGCATAGACCTTGACGAAGTCTTCAGCCAGCGCTACCTTGTCGGACAGTGGCTATCCGGCGCGGCGGTACGCGCGGTGAGGAACAGGCGCGTGACGGTCCTCGACGGCACGGTCTATCTGAGACCCGGGCCGCGCCTGCCGGTCATTTTAGAAGCGTTCGCCAAGGCGATACATCCGGAGGTGAAATGGTGA